In the genome of Pseudomonadota bacterium, one region contains:
- a CDS encoding ParD-like family protein, protein MGIVKIDDGLHEEVRRASAVMERSINAQAAFWIRIGMLAEANPGKSYSQLIEERMKAAQAQTQEGGE, encoded by the coding sequence ATGGGTATTGTGAAAATTGACGATGGCCTGCACGAGGAGGTGCGTCGGGCGAGCGCGGTGATGGAACGGTCCATCAACGCTCAGGCAGCGTTCTGGATCCGCATAGGAATGCTGGCGGAAGCAAATCCAGGCAAGTCCTACAGTCAGCTCATCGAAGAGCGGATGAAAGCAGCGCAGGCGCAAACTCAGGAAGGTGGCGAGTGA